The Phacochoerus africanus isolate WHEZ1 chromosome 15, ROS_Pafr_v1, whole genome shotgun sequence genome has a segment encoding these proteins:
- the GUCD1 gene encoding protein GUCD1 isoform X3, whose protein sequence is MTGPRCRRKHRPSGRQGQRGTRFSKHLTPATGWTARRGSGEAGGGAEGQDLPSQFNLRNPAAPGDFVQLPVPIIQQLYHWDCGLACSRMVLRYLGQLDDSEFESALQELRLTRSIWTIDLAYLMRHFGVRHRFCTQTLGVDKGYKNQSFYRKHFDTEETRVNQLFAQAKACKVLVEKRTVSVQDIQAHLAQGHVAIVLVNSGVLHCDLCSSPVKYCCFAPSGHRCFCRSPDYQGHFIVLRGYNRATSCIFYNNPAYADRRNRQEGWQAGGPWQPWAPMRQVLLHC, encoded by the exons ATGACTGGACCCAGGTGCCGCCGGAAACACCGACCCTCGGGCCGGCAAGGGCAGAGAGGGACTCGCTTTTCCAAACACCTCACACCGGCGACGGGCTGGACGGCGAGGCGGGGATCGGGGGAGGCAGGCGGTGGGGCCGAGGGCCAGGACCTCCCCTCACAATTTAACCTTCGGAACCCGGCAGCGCCAG GGGACTTTGTGCAGCTGCCTGTGCCCATCATCCAGCAGCTCTACCACTGGGACTGCGGCCTGGCCTGTTCCAGGATGGTGCTGCG GTACCTGGGCCAGCTGGACGACAGTGAGTTTGAGAGTGCCCTGCAGGAGCTGCGACTAACCAGGAGCATCTGGACCATTGACCTGGCCTACCTGATGCGCCACTTTGGCGTGAGGCACCGCTTCTGCACCCAGACACTGGGTGTGGACAAGGGCTATAAGAACCAG TCCTTCTACAGGAAGCACTTCGACACAGAGGAGACCCGGGTGAACCAGCTGTTTGCACAGGCCAAGGCCTGCAAGGTGCTGGTGGAGAAACG CACCGTGAGTGTTCAGGACATCCAGGCACACCTGGCACAGGGCCATGTGGCTATTGTGTTGGTGAACTCGGGGGTGCTGCACTGTGACCTCTGCTCCAGCCCCGTCAAGTACTGCTGCTTTGCCCCCAGTGGCCACCGCTGCTTCTGCCGCAGCCCCGACTACCAAGGCCACTTCATCGTGCTACGCGGCTACAACCGGGCCACCAGCTGCATCTTCTACAACAACCCAGCCTACGCCGACC GCCGCAATAGGCAAGAAGGGTGGCAGGCCGGTGGGCCGTGGCAGCCCTGGGCACCTATGAGGCAGGTGCTCCTGCACTGCTGA
- the GUCD1 gene encoding protein GUCD1 isoform X2, with the protein MTGPRCRRKHRPSGRQGQRGTRFSKHLTPATGWTARRGSGEAGGGAEGQDLPSQFNLRNPAAPGDFVQLPVPIIQQLYHWDCGLACSRMVLRYLGQLDDSEFESALQELRLTRSIWTIDLAYLMRHFGVRHRFCTQTLGVDKGYKNQSFYRKHFDTEETRVNQLFAQAKACKVLVEKRTVSVQDIQAHLAQGHVAIVLVNSGVLHCDLCSSPVKYCCFAPSGHRCFCRSPDYQGHFIVLRGYNRATSCIFYNNPAYADRMCSTSISNFEEARTSYGTDEDILFVYLDS; encoded by the exons ATGACTGGACCCAGGTGCCGCCGGAAACACCGACCCTCGGGCCGGCAAGGGCAGAGAGGGACTCGCTTTTCCAAACACCTCACACCGGCGACGGGCTGGACGGCGAGGCGGGGATCGGGGGAGGCAGGCGGTGGGGCCGAGGGCCAGGACCTCCCCTCACAATTTAACCTTCGGAACCCGGCAGCGCCAG GGGACTTTGTGCAGCTGCCTGTGCCCATCATCCAGCAGCTCTACCACTGGGACTGCGGCCTGGCCTGTTCCAGGATGGTGCTGCG GTACCTGGGCCAGCTGGACGACAGTGAGTTTGAGAGTGCCCTGCAGGAGCTGCGACTAACCAGGAGCATCTGGACCATTGACCTGGCCTACCTGATGCGCCACTTTGGCGTGAGGCACCGCTTCTGCACCCAGACACTGGGTGTGGACAAGGGCTATAAGAACCAG TCCTTCTACAGGAAGCACTTCGACACAGAGGAGACCCGGGTGAACCAGCTGTTTGCACAGGCCAAGGCCTGCAAGGTGCTGGTGGAGAAACG CACCGTGAGTGTTCAGGACATCCAGGCACACCTGGCACAGGGCCATGTGGCTATTGTGTTGGTGAACTCGGGGGTGCTGCACTGTGACCTCTGCTCCAGCCCCGTCAAGTACTGCTGCTTTGCCCCCAGTGGCCACCGCTGCTTCTGCCGCAGCCCCGACTACCAAGGCCACTTCATCGTGCTACGCGGCTACAACCGGGCCACCAGCTGCATCTTCTACAACAACCCAGCCTACGCCGACC GAATGTGCAGCACCAGCATCAGTAACTTTGAGGAGGCCAGAACCAGCTACGGCACAGACGAGGACATCCTCTTTGTCTACTTGGACAGCTGA
- the GUCD1 gene encoding protein GUCD1 isoform X6 gives MRTEGEAAGPPLEPGDFVQLPVPIIQQLYHWDCGLACSRMVLRYLGQLDDSEFESALQELRLTRSIWTIDLAYLMRHFGVRHRFCTQTLGVDKGYKNQSFYRKHFDTEETRVNQLFAQAKACKVLVEKRTVSVQDIQAHLAQGHVAIVLVNSGVLHCDLCSSPVKYCCFAPSGHRCFCRSPDYQGHFIVLRGYNRATSCIFYNNPAYADRKCGRQGVNGAGPCLPPPPCLLLIQPGVAKTPSPPSPHGP, from the exons ATGAGGACCGAGGGGGAGGCAGCGGGGCCGCCGCTCGAGCCCG GGGACTTTGTGCAGCTGCCTGTGCCCATCATCCAGCAGCTCTACCACTGGGACTGCGGCCTGGCCTGTTCCAGGATGGTGCTGCG GTACCTGGGCCAGCTGGACGACAGTGAGTTTGAGAGTGCCCTGCAGGAGCTGCGACTAACCAGGAGCATCTGGACCATTGACCTGGCCTACCTGATGCGCCACTTTGGCGTGAGGCACCGCTTCTGCACCCAGACACTGGGTGTGGACAAGGGCTATAAGAACCAG TCCTTCTACAGGAAGCACTTCGACACAGAGGAGACCCGGGTGAACCAGCTGTTTGCACAGGCCAAGGCCTGCAAGGTGCTGGTGGAGAAACG CACCGTGAGTGTTCAGGACATCCAGGCACACCTGGCACAGGGCCATGTGGCTATTGTGTTGGTGAACTCGGGGGTGCTGCACTGTGACCTCTGCTCCAGCCCCGTCAAGTACTGCTGCTTTGCCCCCAGTGGCCACCGCTGCTTCTGCCGCAGCCCCGACTACCAAGGCCACTTCATCGTGCTACGCGGCTACAACCGGGCCACCAGCTGCATCTTCTACAACAACCCAGCCTACGCCGACCGTAAGTGTGGCAGGCAGGGTGTGAATGGGGCAGGCCcctgccttccccctcccccctgcctaCTCCTCATTCAACCTGGTGTGGCCAAGACTCCCTCTCCACCTTCTCCCCATGGCCCCTGa
- the GUCD1 gene encoding protein GUCD1 isoform X8: MRTEGEAAGPPLEPGDFVQLPVPIIQQLYHWDCGLACSRMVLRYLGQLDDSEFESALQELRLTRSIWTIDLAYLMRHFGVRHRFCTQTLGVDKGYKNQSFYRKHFDTEETRVNQLFAQAKACKVLVEKRGHRCFCRSPDYQGHFIVLRGYNRATSCIFYNNPAYADRMCSTSISNFEEARTSYGTDEDILFVYLDS; encoded by the exons ATGAGGACCGAGGGGGAGGCAGCGGGGCCGCCGCTCGAGCCCG GGGACTTTGTGCAGCTGCCTGTGCCCATCATCCAGCAGCTCTACCACTGGGACTGCGGCCTGGCCTGTTCCAGGATGGTGCTGCG GTACCTGGGCCAGCTGGACGACAGTGAGTTTGAGAGTGCCCTGCAGGAGCTGCGACTAACCAGGAGCATCTGGACCATTGACCTGGCCTACCTGATGCGCCACTTTGGCGTGAGGCACCGCTTCTGCACCCAGACACTGGGTGTGGACAAGGGCTATAAGAACCAG TCCTTCTACAGGAAGCACTTCGACACAGAGGAGACCCGGGTGAACCAGCTGTTTGCACAGGCCAAGGCCTGCAAGGTGCTGGTGGAGAAACG TGGCCACCGCTGCTTCTGCCGCAGCCCCGACTACCAAGGCCACTTCATCGTGCTACGCGGCTACAACCGGGCCACCAGCTGCATCTTCTACAACAACCCAGCCTACGCCGACC GAATGTGCAGCACCAGCATCAGTAACTTTGAGGAGGCCAGAACCAGCTACGGCACAGACGAGGACATCCTCTTTGTCTACTTGGACAGCTGA
- the GUCD1 gene encoding protein GUCD1 isoform X5, with amino-acid sequence MTGPRCRRKHRPSGRQGQRGTRFSKHLTPATGWTARRGSGEAGGGAEGQDLPSQFNLRNPAAPGDFVQLPVPIIQQLYHWDCGLACSRMVLRYLGQLDDSEFESALQELRLTRSIWTIDLAYLMRHFGVRHRFCTQTLGVDKGYKNQSFYRKHFDTEETRVNQLFAQAKACKVLVEKRGHRCFCRSPDYQGHFIVLRGYNRATSCIFYNNPAYADRMCSTSISNFEEARTSYGTDEDILFVYLDS; translated from the exons ATGACTGGACCCAGGTGCCGCCGGAAACACCGACCCTCGGGCCGGCAAGGGCAGAGAGGGACTCGCTTTTCCAAACACCTCACACCGGCGACGGGCTGGACGGCGAGGCGGGGATCGGGGGAGGCAGGCGGTGGGGCCGAGGGCCAGGACCTCCCCTCACAATTTAACCTTCGGAACCCGGCAGCGCCAG GGGACTTTGTGCAGCTGCCTGTGCCCATCATCCAGCAGCTCTACCACTGGGACTGCGGCCTGGCCTGTTCCAGGATGGTGCTGCG GTACCTGGGCCAGCTGGACGACAGTGAGTTTGAGAGTGCCCTGCAGGAGCTGCGACTAACCAGGAGCATCTGGACCATTGACCTGGCCTACCTGATGCGCCACTTTGGCGTGAGGCACCGCTTCTGCACCCAGACACTGGGTGTGGACAAGGGCTATAAGAACCAG TCCTTCTACAGGAAGCACTTCGACACAGAGGAGACCCGGGTGAACCAGCTGTTTGCACAGGCCAAGGCCTGCAAGGTGCTGGTGGAGAAACG TGGCCACCGCTGCTTCTGCCGCAGCCCCGACTACCAAGGCCACTTCATCGTGCTACGCGGCTACAACCGGGCCACCAGCTGCATCTTCTACAACAACCCAGCCTACGCCGACC GAATGTGCAGCACCAGCATCAGTAACTTTGAGGAGGCCAGAACCAGCTACGGCACAGACGAGGACATCCTCTTTGTCTACTTGGACAGCTGA
- the GUCD1 gene encoding protein GUCD1 isoform X7 — protein sequence MRTEGEAAGPPLEPGDFVQLPVPIIQQLYHWDCGLACSRMVLRYLGQLDDSEFESALQELRLTRSIWTIDLAYLMRHFGVRHRFCTQTLGVDKGYKNQSFYRKHFDTEETRVNQLFAQAKACKVLVEKRTVSVQDIQAHLAQGHVAIVLVNSGVLHCDLCSSPVKYCCFAPSGHRCFCRSPDYQGHFIVLRGYNRATSCIFYNNPAYADRMCSTSISNFEEARTSYGTDEDILFVYLDS from the exons ATGAGGACCGAGGGGGAGGCAGCGGGGCCGCCGCTCGAGCCCG GGGACTTTGTGCAGCTGCCTGTGCCCATCATCCAGCAGCTCTACCACTGGGACTGCGGCCTGGCCTGTTCCAGGATGGTGCTGCG GTACCTGGGCCAGCTGGACGACAGTGAGTTTGAGAGTGCCCTGCAGGAGCTGCGACTAACCAGGAGCATCTGGACCATTGACCTGGCCTACCTGATGCGCCACTTTGGCGTGAGGCACCGCTTCTGCACCCAGACACTGGGTGTGGACAAGGGCTATAAGAACCAG TCCTTCTACAGGAAGCACTTCGACACAGAGGAGACCCGGGTGAACCAGCTGTTTGCACAGGCCAAGGCCTGCAAGGTGCTGGTGGAGAAACG CACCGTGAGTGTTCAGGACATCCAGGCACACCTGGCACAGGGCCATGTGGCTATTGTGTTGGTGAACTCGGGGGTGCTGCACTGTGACCTCTGCTCCAGCCCCGTCAAGTACTGCTGCTTTGCCCCCAGTGGCCACCGCTGCTTCTGCCGCAGCCCCGACTACCAAGGCCACTTCATCGTGCTACGCGGCTACAACCGGGCCACCAGCTGCATCTTCTACAACAACCCAGCCTACGCCGACC GAATGTGCAGCACCAGCATCAGTAACTTTGAGGAGGCCAGAACCAGCTACGGCACAGACGAGGACATCCTCTTTGTCTACTTGGACAGCTGA
- the GUCD1 gene encoding protein GUCD1 isoform X1 — protein sequence MTGPRCRRKHRPSGRQGQRGTRFSKHLTPATGWTARRGSGEAGGGAEGQDLPSQFNLRNPAAPGDFVQLPVPIIQQLYHWDCGLACSRMVLRYLGQLDDSEFESALQELRLTRSIWTIDLAYLMRHFGVRHRFCTQTLGVDKGYKNQSFYRKHFDTEETRVNQLFAQAKACKVLVEKRTVSVQDIQAHLAQGHVAIVLVNSGVLHCDLCSSPVKYCCFAPSGHRCFCRSPDYQGHFIVLRGYNRATSCIFYNNPAYADRKCGRQGVNGAGPCLPPPPCLLLIQPGVAKTPSPPSPHGP from the exons ATGACTGGACCCAGGTGCCGCCGGAAACACCGACCCTCGGGCCGGCAAGGGCAGAGAGGGACTCGCTTTTCCAAACACCTCACACCGGCGACGGGCTGGACGGCGAGGCGGGGATCGGGGGAGGCAGGCGGTGGGGCCGAGGGCCAGGACCTCCCCTCACAATTTAACCTTCGGAACCCGGCAGCGCCAG GGGACTTTGTGCAGCTGCCTGTGCCCATCATCCAGCAGCTCTACCACTGGGACTGCGGCCTGGCCTGTTCCAGGATGGTGCTGCG GTACCTGGGCCAGCTGGACGACAGTGAGTTTGAGAGTGCCCTGCAGGAGCTGCGACTAACCAGGAGCATCTGGACCATTGACCTGGCCTACCTGATGCGCCACTTTGGCGTGAGGCACCGCTTCTGCACCCAGACACTGGGTGTGGACAAGGGCTATAAGAACCAG TCCTTCTACAGGAAGCACTTCGACACAGAGGAGACCCGGGTGAACCAGCTGTTTGCACAGGCCAAGGCCTGCAAGGTGCTGGTGGAGAAACG CACCGTGAGTGTTCAGGACATCCAGGCACACCTGGCACAGGGCCATGTGGCTATTGTGTTGGTGAACTCGGGGGTGCTGCACTGTGACCTCTGCTCCAGCCCCGTCAAGTACTGCTGCTTTGCCCCCAGTGGCCACCGCTGCTTCTGCCGCAGCCCCGACTACCAAGGCCACTTCATCGTGCTACGCGGCTACAACCGGGCCACCAGCTGCATCTTCTACAACAACCCAGCCTACGCCGACCGTAAGTGTGGCAGGCAGGGTGTGAATGGGGCAGGCCcctgccttccccctcccccctgcctaCTCCTCATTCAACCTGGTGTGGCCAAGACTCCCTCTCCACCTTCTCCCCATGGCCCCTGa
- the GUCD1 gene encoding protein GUCD1 isoform X4 yields the protein MTGPRCRRKHRPSGRQGQRGTRFSKHLTPATGWTARRGSGEAGGGAEGQDLPSQFNLRNPAAPGDFVQLPVPIIQQLYHWDCGLACSRMVLRYLGQLDDSEFESALQELRLTRSIWTIDLAYLMRHFGVRHRFCTQTLGVDKGYKNQSFYRKHFDTEETRVNQLFAQAKACKVLVEKRGHRCFCRSPDYQGHFIVLRGYNRATSCIFYNNPAYADRKCGRQGVNGAGPCLPPPPCLLLIQPGVAKTPSPPSPHGP from the exons ATGACTGGACCCAGGTGCCGCCGGAAACACCGACCCTCGGGCCGGCAAGGGCAGAGAGGGACTCGCTTTTCCAAACACCTCACACCGGCGACGGGCTGGACGGCGAGGCGGGGATCGGGGGAGGCAGGCGGTGGGGCCGAGGGCCAGGACCTCCCCTCACAATTTAACCTTCGGAACCCGGCAGCGCCAG GGGACTTTGTGCAGCTGCCTGTGCCCATCATCCAGCAGCTCTACCACTGGGACTGCGGCCTGGCCTGTTCCAGGATGGTGCTGCG GTACCTGGGCCAGCTGGACGACAGTGAGTTTGAGAGTGCCCTGCAGGAGCTGCGACTAACCAGGAGCATCTGGACCATTGACCTGGCCTACCTGATGCGCCACTTTGGCGTGAGGCACCGCTTCTGCACCCAGACACTGGGTGTGGACAAGGGCTATAAGAACCAG TCCTTCTACAGGAAGCACTTCGACACAGAGGAGACCCGGGTGAACCAGCTGTTTGCACAGGCCAAGGCCTGCAAGGTGCTGGTGGAGAAACG TGGCCACCGCTGCTTCTGCCGCAGCCCCGACTACCAAGGCCACTTCATCGTGCTACGCGGCTACAACCGGGCCACCAGCTGCATCTTCTACAACAACCCAGCCTACGCCGACCGTAAGTGTGGCAGGCAGGGTGTGAATGGGGCAGGCCcctgccttccccctcccccctgcctaCTCCTCATTCAACCTGGTGTGGCCAAGACTCCCTCTCCACCTTCTCCCCATGGCCCCTGa